One Gordonia mangrovi genomic region harbors:
- a CDS encoding NUDIX hydrolase, with amino-acid sequence MRGDGDGWVVDPDGSRYWGRNGAAGLLLRAPLADGSTGILLQHRAVWSHQGGTWGLPGGARDSHESAIDTAIREADEEAGIGDSELRVVAAIVTHQAPSGWTYTTVIAEVDHPIHTIANFESAELRWVPEGDVIGLPLHPGFGNAWPMLQERINVLDPRS; translated from the coding sequence GTGCGGGGAGACGGCGACGGTTGGGTGGTCGATCCGGACGGTTCGCGCTACTGGGGGCGGAACGGTGCGGCGGGCTTGCTGCTGCGCGCGCCGCTGGCCGACGGTTCCACCGGGATCCTGCTGCAGCACCGTGCGGTGTGGTCGCACCAGGGGGGTACCTGGGGTCTGCCCGGCGGCGCCCGCGACAGCCACGAGAGTGCGATCGACACCGCGATCCGCGAAGCCGACGAGGAAGCCGGCATCGGTGACAGCGAGCTGCGGGTGGTCGCGGCGATCGTCACCCATCAGGCCCCCAGCGGCTGGACGTACACCACCGTGATCGCCGAGGTCGATCATCCGATCCACACCATCGCGAACTTCGAATCCGCGGAGTTGCGGTGGGTGCCCGAAGGTGACGTGATCGGACTGCCGTTGCATCCGGGTTTCGGGAACGCCTGGCCGATGTTGCAGGAACGCATCAACGTTCTGGATCCGCGCAGCTGA
- a CDS encoding glutamate ABC transporter substrate-binding protein translates to MNDRCGVRVRIKRLTTSAVLILAVGAAAIGCARFPAPESPPPVAFGARPLPPGAQTDVPEEPVPSFQNCDATVSLRPGPMPPPAQMPQGSTMADILENGRLIVGLDIGSNLFSFRDPISGDIQGFDVDIARAIARAIFGDEATIEFRVLSSADRTEALADHSVDVVVKTMSITCDRLEEVSFSTPYYVAYQRILSTRNSGVTGPRHLIGKRVCAARGATSIGRIQAIVPRVRMVTTTTWADCLVMMQQGQADAVSTDDAILAGLAEQDPWVELVGPSLGAEYYGVGIPQGQDDMVRFVNGVLDQLRSSGQWQQMYERWLSILGPSNGPPQPVYRD, encoded by the coding sequence ATGAACGATCGGTGTGGGGTTCGGGTGCGGATCAAGCGGCTGACGACGTCGGCCGTGCTGATCCTCGCAGTCGGCGCCGCCGCCATCGGATGCGCCCGCTTCCCTGCCCCGGAATCGCCGCCTCCGGTGGCATTCGGGGCGCGTCCGTTGCCGCCCGGCGCGCAAACCGACGTGCCCGAGGAACCGGTGCCGAGCTTTCAGAACTGCGACGCGACGGTCAGTCTGCGTCCGGGCCCGATGCCGCCGCCCGCCCAGATGCCGCAGGGCAGCACGATGGCCGACATCCTCGAGAACGGACGACTCATCGTCGGGCTCGACATCGGCAGCAACCTGTTCAGTTTCCGCGACCCGATCAGCGGCGACATCCAGGGGTTCGACGTCGACATCGCCCGCGCGATCGCGCGGGCCATCTTCGGTGACGAGGCCACCATCGAGTTCCGGGTGCTCAGTTCCGCCGACCGCACCGAGGCCCTCGCCGACCATTCCGTCGACGTGGTGGTCAAGACGATGAGCATCACCTGCGACCGGCTGGAGGAGGTGTCGTTCTCGACCCCGTACTACGTGGCGTATCAGCGGATTCTGTCGACCCGCAATTCCGGGGTCACCGGCCCGCGCCACCTCATCGGCAAACGGGTCTGCGCCGCTCGGGGTGCCACCTCCATCGGCCGCATTCAGGCCATCGTGCCGCGTGTCAGAATGGTCACCACCACCACGTGGGCCGACTGTCTGGTGATGATGCAGCAGGGCCAGGCCGACGCGGTCAGCACCGACGACGCCATCCTCGCCGGACTTGCCGAGCAGGACCCGTGGGTCGAACTCGTGGGGCCCAGTCTCGGTGCGGAGTACTACGGCGTCGGCATCCCGCAGGGCCAGGACGACATGGTGCGCTTCGTCAACGGGGTGCTCGATCAACTCCGCAGCAGCGGGCAGTGGCAGCAGATGTACGAGCGCTGGTTGTCGATCCTGGGGCCCAGCAACGGACCTCCCCAACCGGTCTACCGAGATTGA